A DNA window from Sphingomonas profundi contains the following coding sequences:
- the rpsK gene encoding 30S ribosomal protein S11: MAREPQRIKRRERKNITAGVAHVNASFNNTMITITDAQGNAISWSSAGMMGFKGSRKSTPYAAQVAAEDAGKKAAEHGVRTLEVEVKGPGSGRESALRALQAVGFHITSIRDVTPIPHNGVRPSKRRRV; encoded by the coding sequence ATGGCACGCGAACCCCAGCGCATCAAGCGGCGCGAGCGGAAGAACATCACGGCCGGCGTGGCCCACGTCAACGCCAGCTTCAACAACACCATGATCACCATCACCGACGCCCAGGGCAACGCGATCAGCTGGTCCTCGGCCGGCATGATGGGCTTCAAGGGCAGCCGCAAGTCGACGCCCTACGCCGCCCAGGTCGCGGCGGAGGATGCCGGCAAGAAGGCCGCCGAGCATGGCGTGCGCACCCTCGAGGTCGAGGTGAAGGGCCCGGGTTCGGGCCGCGAATCCGCCCTGCGCGCGCTGCAGGCGGTCGGCTTCCACATCACGTCGATCCGCGACGTGACGCCGATCCCGCACAATGGCGTGCGCCCGTCCAAGCGCCGGCGCGTCTGA
- the gdhA gene encoding NADP-specific glutamate dehydrogenase → MAVTDHVDLPTFIEGVKKRNPGQPEFVQAVQEVAEDIYDFIEDKEQYHSEQILRRIAEPDRIISFRVCWEDDKGNVRVQRGYRVQNNNAIGPYKGGIRFHPSVTESVLKFLAFEQTFKNALTGLPMGGGKGGANFNPKGKSDREVMRFCQSFMTELYRHVGADVDVPAGDIGVGGREIGYMFGQYKRITNQFTGVLTGKGLEYGGSLIRPEATGYGAVYFLRNMLKTKGEDITGKTAVISGSGNVATHAAEKIVQLGGKVLTLSDSQGFIHDPEGISQEKIDWVKAHKTKRRGRIEDYVAEYKGANYTAGKTPWGVPCDMALPCATQNELLGEDAKTLVANGCKAVSEGANMPTDLEGVHVFKDARILYAPGKAANAGGVAVSGLEMSQNSERRSWKESELQQLLLDIMEGIHTSCLTYGGVAGEAGYTDYVRGANIAGFKKVADAMLAYGVV, encoded by the coding sequence CAGCCTGAATTCGTTCAGGCCGTGCAGGAGGTTGCCGAGGACATCTACGATTTCATCGAGGACAAGGAGCAGTATCACTCCGAGCAGATCCTCCGCCGCATCGCCGAGCCGGACCGGATCATCTCGTTCCGCGTCTGCTGGGAGGATGACAAGGGCAATGTCCGCGTGCAGCGCGGCTATCGCGTGCAGAACAACAATGCGATCGGCCCGTACAAGGGCGGCATCCGCTTCCACCCCTCCGTCACCGAATCGGTGCTGAAGTTCCTCGCCTTCGAGCAGACCTTCAAGAACGCGCTGACCGGCCTGCCGATGGGCGGCGGCAAGGGCGGCGCCAACTTCAACCCCAAGGGCAAGAGCGACCGCGAGGTGATGCGCTTCTGCCAGAGCTTCATGACCGAGCTGTACCGCCATGTCGGCGCGGACGTGGACGTGCCGGCCGGCGACATCGGCGTGGGCGGGCGCGAGATCGGCTACATGTTCGGCCAGTATAAGCGCATCACCAACCAGTTCACCGGCGTGCTGACCGGCAAGGGGCTGGAATATGGCGGCTCGCTGATCCGCCCGGAGGCGACCGGCTACGGCGCCGTCTACTTCCTGCGCAACATGCTGAAGACGAAGGGCGAGGACATCACCGGCAAGACGGCGGTGATCTCCGGCTCCGGCAACGTCGCCACGCATGCGGCGGAGAAGATCGTCCAGCTGGGCGGCAAGGTGCTGACGCTTTCGGACAGCCAGGGCTTCATCCACGATCCCGAGGGCATCAGCCAGGAGAAGATCGACTGGGTGAAGGCGCACAAGACCAAGCGCCGCGGCCGCATCGAGGATTATGTCGCCGAGTATAAGGGCGCCAACTACACCGCCGGCAAGACGCCGTGGGGCGTGCCCTGCGACATGGCGCTGCCCTGCGCCACGCAGAACGAGCTGCTGGGCGAGGATGCCAAGACGCTGGTCGCCAACGGCTGCAAGGCGGTGTCGGAAGGCGCCAACATGCCGACCGACCTGGAGGGCGTGCACGTGTTCAAGGATGCGCGCATCCTCTACGCGCCCGGCAAGGCGGCCAACGCCGGCGGCGTCGCCGTGTCCGGCCTCGAGATGAGCCAGAACAGCGAGCGCCGCAGCTGGAAGGAGAGCGAGCTGCAGCAGCTGCTGCTGGACATCATGGAGGGCATCCACACCAGCTGCCTGACCTATGGCGGCGTGGCCGGCGAGGCGGGCTATACCGACTATGTACGCGGCGCGAACATCGCCGGCTTCAAGAAGGTGGCCGACGCGATGCTGGCCTACGGCGTGGTGTAA
- a CDS encoding response regulator transcription factor, translating to MGRRILLVEDDADTAGYLARGLSEQGHVVDQAADGREGLFLASDGAYDLVVIDRMLPGLDGLSVVRALRAAGIGTPVLILSALGSVDDRIDGLEGGSDDYLAKPFAFAELLARANALFRRAEGKASGSAETRLVVGDLEIDLLGRIVRRRGQPIELKPREYSLLEYLARNAGRVVTRTMLLEQVWDYHFDPGTNVVDVHVSRLRRKLEEGFGQPILHTVRGAGYRLAPAAAAA from the coding sequence ATGGGACGCAGGATATTGCTGGTCGAGGACGATGCCGACACCGCCGGCTATCTCGCCCGTGGTCTGAGCGAGCAGGGGCATGTCGTCGATCAGGCGGCGGACGGGCGCGAGGGCCTGTTTCTCGCCAGCGACGGCGCCTACGACCTCGTCGTGATCGATCGCATGCTGCCGGGGCTGGATGGCCTCTCGGTGGTGCGGGCGCTGCGGGCCGCGGGCATCGGCACGCCGGTGCTGATCCTCTCCGCGCTGGGCTCCGTCGACGACCGGATCGACGGGCTTGAGGGCGGATCGGACGATTATCTCGCCAAGCCCTTCGCCTTCGCCGAACTGCTCGCCCGCGCCAACGCGCTGTTTCGCCGCGCCGAGGGCAAGGCTTCCGGATCGGCCGAGACGCGGCTCGTGGTGGGCGATCTGGAGATCGACCTGCTCGGCCGCATCGTGCGCCGGCGCGGCCAGCCGATCGAGCTGAAGCCGCGCGAGTACAGCCTGCTGGAATATCTCGCGCGCAATGCCGGCCGCGTCGTCACCCGCACCATGCTGCTGGAGCAGGTGTGGGATTATCATTTCGATCCCGGCACGAACGTGGTGGACGTGCATGTCAGCCGCCTGCGCCGAAAGCTGGAGGAGGGGTTCGGCCAGCCCATCCTGCACACCGTGCGCGGTGCCGGCTACCGTCTCGCCCCGGCCGCCGCCGCTGCCTGA
- a CDS encoding sensor histidine kinase produces the protein MGARVPVTLRVAALAMLLALLSNLALLGFIRWRTHDDAFASLRVQALEQARALADVHAAGGVAALRATIADLATAGDSRFVAAILDPAGRPIMGNLGKESLPGLVRSVGFETIALRRAGAAREEAAGIVSRRLDDRTWLVSGLVLGERLALQRTLERSLALAVVLSVLFGVICGLVTAGYVGNRVRAIAAVVDDVGAGDFARRAPIAGSGDAFDLLSIRINLMLDRIGALMGELRLLTDSLAHDLRSPVSRLRARIEGAMTVDDEAQRDALLGGVLAEADSLMRILTTVLEIGRTEAMAGRERFTPIDPAALVAGMAEMYEPLAEEAGVALALDRRGALRPVPGHRQLLAQALSNLIDNALHYGAAGGEIRLFAVAGEDGLSLGVADRGPGIAPADQAEARRRFGRLDSSRSAPGAGLGLALVEAVAHLHGGTLRLDDNHPGLRATLLLPMARQAA, from the coding sequence ATGGGCGCGCGGGTTCCCGTCACCTTGCGGGTGGCGGCGCTGGCGATGCTGCTCGCCCTGCTCTCCAATCTCGCGCTGCTCGGCTTCATCCGCTGGCGCACGCATGACGACGCCTTCGCCAGCCTGCGGGTGCAGGCGCTGGAACAGGCGCGGGCGCTGGCCGACGTGCATGCGGCCGGCGGCGTGGCGGCGCTGCGCGCGACGATCGCCGATCTGGCGACGGCGGGCGACAGCCGCTTCGTGGCGGCCATCCTCGATCCCGCCGGCCGGCCGATCATGGGCAATCTGGGCAAGGAGAGCCTGCCGGGGCTCGTCCGCTCCGTAGGCTTCGAAACGATCGCGCTGCGCCGCGCCGGCGCCGCGCGCGAGGAGGCGGCGGGCATCGTCTCGCGCCGCCTGGACGACCGCACGTGGCTGGTGAGCGGGTTGGTGCTCGGCGAGCGGCTGGCGCTGCAGCGCACGCTGGAGCGATCGCTGGCGCTGGCGGTGGTGCTGTCGGTGCTGTTCGGGGTGATCTGCGGCCTGGTGACGGCGGGCTATGTCGGCAACCGCGTGCGGGCGATCGCGGCGGTGGTGGACGATGTGGGCGCCGGCGATTTCGCCCGGCGCGCGCCGATCGCCGGATCTGGCGACGCGTTCGATCTGCTCTCTATCCGGATCAACCTGATGCTCGATCGCATCGGCGCGCTGATGGGCGAGCTGCGGTTGCTGACCGACAGCCTGGCGCACGACCTGCGATCCCCCGTCAGCCGCCTGCGCGCGCGGATCGAGGGGGCGATGACGGTGGACGACGAGGCGCAGCGCGACGCCCTGCTCGGCGGCGTGTTGGCGGAGGCCGATTCGCTGATGCGCATCCTGACGACGGTGCTGGAGATCGGCCGCACCGAGGCGATGGCCGGGCGCGAGCGTTTCACCCCGATCGATCCGGCCGCGCTGGTCGCCGGGATGGCCGAGATGTACGAGCCGCTGGCCGAGGAGGCCGGCGTGGCGCTGGCGCTGGACCGGCGGGGGGCGCTGCGGCCGGTGCCGGGACACCGCCAGCTGCTGGCCCAGGCGCTGAGCAACCTGATCGACAATGCGCTGCATTATGGCGCGGCGGGGGGTGAGATCCGGCTGTTCGCCGTCGCCGGCGAGGACGGCCTGTCGCTGGGCGTCGCCGACCGCGGGCCGGGCATCGCGCCGGCCGACCAGGCGGAGGCGCGGCGGCGGTTCGGCCGGCTCGATTCGTCGCGGTCGGCGCCGGGGGCGGGGCTGGGGCTGGCGCTGGTGGAGGCGGTGGCCCATCTGCACGGAGGCACGCTCCGCCTCGACGACAATCATCCGGGCTTGCGCGCCACGCTGCTTTTGCCGATGGCGCGCCAAGCCGCCTGA
- a CDS encoding prolyl oligopeptidase family serine peptidase: MRLRSVLMLAALVPAATAPVAFAAAPARQSRESAAMSPSPKPVYPATERGDVRETLFGETIADPYRWLENDVRTDPKVRAWVTAQSEAANAYLATLPGRGVIERRLKQLWDYERFGLPVTAGGRIFYQRNTGLQNQSPLYVQDGVAAAPRLLIDPNLWAADGATALAEWKPSVDGKRVVYAVQDGGTDWRTLKVLDVDSGAVLDDEVKWAKFTDLAWARNGAGFFYSRFPEPAGGATYQSLNLNQAIYFHALGTAQSADRLVFATRDRPKLNHVAQVTEDGRWLLVASSEGTDARYELTLVDLTSPKAGARTLVRGLEHAWSLAGAVGDTFYFVTDLDAPRQRVVAMDVKSASRPIRQIVAESEAKLDGATIAGDRLVLSYLRDAKSELRLATLDGKDLGTVALPGIGTVTIGEGRHDDPTLFYSYGSYAVPTSILRLDAATGKDSLFKAPQVAFDPAAYRVDQMFFASKDGTRVPMFVIRRKDSTGPRPTILYGYGGFDISLTPGFSPAVLQWVEMGGTYAVANLRGGGEYGKAWHDGGRLANKQNVFDDCIAAAEYLVKQGVARKDGLALRGGSNGGLLVGAVVNQRPDLFAAATPQVGVMDMLRFNRFTAGRYWVDDYGDPAKEADFKVLRAYSPYHNIRSGTAYPAIMVATADTDDRVVPGHSFKYAAALQAADIGDKPHLIRIETRAGHGSGKPTDKVIEEYADLWAFVAEWTGLTVPE; the protein is encoded by the coding sequence ATGCGTCTGAGAAGCGTTCTGATGCTTGCCGCGCTGGTGCCCGCCGCGACGGCTCCCGTCGCTTTCGCGGCAGCGCCTGCCCGCCAGTCGAGAGAAAGTGCCGCCATGTCGCCATCGCCAAAGCCCGTCTACCCCGCCACCGAGCGCGGCGACGTGCGCGAGACCCTGTTCGGCGAGACGATCGCCGATCCCTATCGCTGGCTGGAGAACGACGTCCGCACCGATCCCAAGGTGCGCGCCTGGGTGACGGCGCAGAGCGAGGCGGCGAACGCCTATCTGGCAACCCTGCCCGGCCGTGGTGTCATCGAGCGCCGGCTGAAGCAGCTGTGGGACTATGAGCGGTTCGGGCTGCCGGTAACTGCCGGCGGGCGCATCTTCTACCAGCGCAACACCGGCCTCCAGAACCAGTCGCCGCTCTACGTGCAGGACGGCGTGGCCGCCGCGCCGCGCCTGCTGATCGATCCGAACCTGTGGGCGGCGGACGGCGCCACCGCGCTTGCCGAGTGGAAGCCCTCGGTCGACGGCAAGCGCGTGGTCTACGCCGTGCAGGACGGCGGCACCGACTGGCGGACGCTGAAGGTGCTGGACGTCGACAGCGGCGCGGTGCTGGACGACGAGGTTAAGTGGGCCAAGTTCACCGATCTGGCATGGGCGAGGAACGGCGCCGGCTTCTTCTACTCGCGCTTTCCGGAGCCGGCCGGCGGGGCGACCTACCAGTCGCTCAACCTCAACCAGGCGATCTACTTCCACGCGCTCGGCACCGCGCAGAGCGCCGACCGCCTCGTCTTCGCGACCAGGGACCGGCCGAAGCTGAACCACGTCGCGCAGGTGACGGAGGATGGCCGCTGGCTGCTCGTCGCCTCCAGCGAGGGGACGGACGCGCGCTACGAGCTGACCCTCGTCGATCTCACCAGCCCCAAGGCTGGCGCGCGCACGCTGGTGCGCGGGCTGGAGCATGCGTGGTCGCTGGCCGGCGCGGTCGGCGACACCTTCTACTTCGTCACCGATCTGGATGCGCCGCGCCAGCGGGTGGTGGCGATGGACGTGAAATCCGCTTCGCGGCCGATCCGCCAGATCGTCGCCGAGAGCGAGGCCAAGCTGGACGGCGCGACGATCGCCGGCGACCGCCTGGTTCTCTCCTATCTGCGCGATGCGAAGAGCGAGCTGCGCCTCGCCACGCTGGACGGCAAGGATCTCGGCACGGTGGCGCTGCCCGGCATCGGCACGGTCACGATCGGCGAGGGCCGTCACGACGACCCGACGCTGTTCTACAGCTATGGCAGCTATGCCGTGCCCACCTCCATCCTGCGGCTGGACGCGGCGACGGGGAAGGACAGCCTGTTCAAGGCGCCGCAGGTCGCGTTCGATCCGGCCGCCTACCGCGTCGATCAGATGTTCTTTGCCTCGAAGGACGGCACGCGCGTGCCGATGTTCGTCATCCGCCGCAAGGATTCCACCGGGCCGCGGCCGACCATCCTCTACGGCTATGGCGGGTTCGACATCTCGCTGACGCCGGGCTTCTCGCCGGCGGTGCTGCAGTGGGTGGAGATGGGCGGCACCTATGCGGTGGCCAACCTGCGCGGCGGTGGCGAATATGGCAAGGCGTGGCACGATGGCGGCCGCCTGGCCAACAAGCAGAACGTGTTCGACGATTGCATCGCTGCGGCCGAGTATCTGGTGAAGCAGGGCGTCGCCAGGAAGGACGGCCTCGCGCTGCGCGGCGGGTCCAATGGCGGGCTGCTGGTAGGTGCCGTCGTCAACCAGCGGCCGGACCTGTTCGCCGCCGCCACGCCGCAGGTGGGCGTGATGGACATGCTGCGCTTCAACCGCTTCACCGCCGGCCGCTACTGGGTGGACGATTATGGCGATCCGGCGAAGGAGGCGGACTTCAAGGTGCTGCGTGCCTACTCGCCTTATCACAACATCCGCTCCGGCACGGCCTATCCGGCGATCATGGTGGCGACGGCCGACACGGACGATCGCGTCGTGCCGGGCCACAGCTTCAAATATGCCGCGGCGCTGCAGGCGGCCGACATCGGCGACAAGCCCCACCTGATCCGCATCGAGACGCGCGCCGGCCACGGCTCCGGCAAGCCGACCGACAAGGTGATCGAGGAATATGCCGATTTGTGGGCCTTCGTGGCGGAGTGGACCGGGTTGACCGTTCCGGAATAA
- the rpsM gene encoding 30S ribosomal protein S13, which produces MARIAGVNIPTNKRVEIALTYIHGIGATKAKEITGKIGITPERRVQDLTDQEVLQIREAIDAGYTVEGDLRRQVAMNIKRLMDLACYRGLRHRKGLPVRGQRTHTNARTRKGKAKPIAGKKK; this is translated from the coding sequence ATGGCACGTATCGCGGGTGTGAACATCCCGACCAACAAGCGCGTCGAGATCGCGCTGACCTACATTCACGGCATCGGTGCCACCAAGGCCAAGGAAATCACCGGCAAGATCGGCATCACGCCGGAGCGCCGCGTGCAGGACCTGACCGATCAGGAAGTCCTCCAGATCCGCGAGGCGATCGACGCCGGCTACACGGTGGAGGGCGATCTGCGCCGCCAGGTGGCGATGAACATCAAGCGTCTGATGGACCTCGCCTGCTATCGCGGCCTGCGCCATCGCAAGGGCCTGCCGGTCCGCGGCCAGCGCACGCACACCAACGCGCGCACCCGCAAGGGCAAGGCCAAGCCGATCGCCGGCAAGAAGAAGTAA
- a CDS encoding DNA-directed RNA polymerase subunit alpha: protein MAVNAKNWQEMKKPNGLEKKPGGDTRRRATFVAEPLERGFGLTLGNSLRRVLLSSLQGAAITSIKIENVLHEFSSLAGVREDVTDIVLNVKQLAIRMQGEGPKRLQLSATGPAEVTAGDIAVSGDIEVMNPELVICHLDEGATLNMELTADIGKGYVPSANNRPVDAPIGLIPIDSLYSPVRQVAYKVENTRVGQELDYDKLTITVETDGTVTPDDALAYSARILQDQLQLFVHFDDAMATTSAPIGVPAAAQSVAEPEANSNQLNRYLLKKVDELELSVRSANCLKNDNIIYIGDLVQKTEAEMLRTPNFGRKSLNEIKEVLASMGLRLGMEIPGWPPENIEEMAKKLEQEF, encoded by the coding sequence ATGGCTGTCAACGCCAAGAACTGGCAGGAAATGAAGAAGCCGAACGGCCTCGAGAAGAAGCCGGGCGGGGATACGCGGCGCCGCGCGACCTTCGTCGCCGAGCCGCTGGAGCGCGGCTTCGGCCTGACCCTCGGCAACTCGCTGCGCCGGGTGCTGCTCTCGTCGCTGCAGGGCGCCGCGATCACCTCGATCAAGATCGAGAACGTGCTGCACGAATTCTCGTCCCTCGCCGGCGTGCGCGAGGACGTGACCGACATCGTGCTGAACGTGAAGCAGCTCGCCATCCGCATGCAGGGCGAGGGGCCGAAGCGCCTCCAGCTCTCCGCCACCGGCCCGGCCGAGGTGACGGCGGGCGACATCGCCGTTTCCGGCGACATCGAGGTCATGAACCCGGAGCTGGTGATCTGCCATCTCGACGAGGGCGCGACCCTGAACATGGAGCTGACCGCCGATATCGGGAAGGGCTATGTGCCCTCGGCCAATAACCGCCCGGTGGATGCGCCGATCGGCCTGATCCCGATCGACTCGCTCTACTCGCCGGTGCGCCAGGTGGCGTACAAGGTGGAGAATACCCGCGTCGGCCAGGAACTGGACTATGACAAGCTGACGATCACGGTCGAAACCGACGGCACCGTCACGCCCGACGACGCGCTCGCTTACTCGGCGCGGATCCTGCAGGACCAGCTGCAGCTGTTCGTCCACTTCGACGACGCGATGGCCACCACCTCCGCGCCGATCGGCGTGCCGGCGGCCGCCCAGTCCGTTGCGGAGCCGGAGGCGAACTCGAACCAGCTGAACCGCTATCTGCTGAAGAAGGTGGACGAGCTGGAGCTCTCGGTGCGGTCGGCCAACTGCCTGAAGAACGACAACATCATCTATATCGGCGATCTGGTGCAGAAGACCGAGGCGGAGATGCTGCGCACGCCGAACTTCGGCCGCAAGTCCCTGAACGAGATCAAGGAAGTGCTGGCCTCGATGGGCCTGCGGCTGGGCATGGAAATCCCCGGCTGGCCGCCCGAGAACATCGAGGAAATGGCCAAGAAGCTCGAACAGGAATTCTAG
- the glsA gene encoding glutaminase A, protein MGRTGGAAPGPIDAFLADLHARLAGANGGKPATYIPELGKADPAAFGIAIATVDGTVYAAGDAGRRFTIQSISKAFVYGHALDRLGREAVLAHVGVEPTGESFNSISLDQVHNRPFNPMVNAGAIATAELIEGADPAERQRALSALMARYAGRTLELDEAVYLSEKATGHRNRAIAFMMLNSGMIRRDPEEVLDLYFRQCSLLVDTRDLAVMAATIANDGVNPRTGIRALARTHVPDVLTVMNMCGMYNYAGQWSYEIGLPAKSGVSGAIILIIPGQAGIAIWSPPIDGNGNSVRGVAAAGEIADAFGLHIFGTHPNVRNAIRAEYRGDRIRSKRARRHAELRLLEREGARIRVIEAQGGLYFGSCERIVRRATELSVQADWLILDLRRILSADIAAERLLAGLAETLAAGGKTLIFAHVDADGPTAALLRALAGKAEIAATREAALEYCEDALIAARLPDVATRAVAFADLDIVEGLTAAEVAQVRALAIPLAFAAGEALAREGEEAPLFFALAEGSASIRLPVAGDPARSIRLGSVGPGMSCGEMALIERGRRSADIVADEDVQAWGFGIEEMDDLGRRRPAILIRIVSNITRDLAERLRLANNEIRALER, encoded by the coding sequence ATGGGGCGGACGGGCGGCGCGGCACCGGGACCGATCGACGCCTTCCTGGCGGATCTCCACGCGCGGCTCGCCGGCGCGAACGGAGGCAAGCCGGCCACCTACATTCCGGAGCTTGGCAAGGCCGATCCCGCCGCGTTCGGCATCGCCATCGCCACGGTGGACGGCACCGTCTACGCCGCTGGCGACGCGGGCCGGCGCTTCACCATCCAGTCCATCTCCAAGGCGTTCGTCTACGGCCACGCGCTCGACCGGCTGGGGCGGGAGGCGGTGCTGGCCCATGTCGGCGTGGAGCCGACCGGCGAGAGTTTCAACTCGATCAGCCTGGACCAGGTGCACAACCGGCCGTTCAACCCGATGGTGAACGCCGGCGCCATCGCCACCGCCGAGCTGATCGAGGGCGCCGATCCGGCCGAGCGCCAGCGCGCCCTCTCCGCCCTGATGGCGCGCTATGCCGGCCGCACGCTGGAATTGGACGAGGCCGTCTACCTCTCGGAAAAGGCGACCGGCCACCGCAATCGCGCGATCGCCTTCATGATGCTGAACTCCGGCATGATACGGCGCGATCCGGAAGAGGTGCTGGACCTCTACTTCCGCCAATGCTCGCTGCTGGTGGACACGCGCGACCTGGCCGTGATGGCCGCGACGATCGCCAATGACGGGGTGAACCCGCGCACCGGCATCCGCGCCCTCGCCCGCACCCACGTGCCCGACGTGCTGACGGTGATGAACATGTGCGGCATGTACAATTATGCCGGCCAGTGGAGCTACGAGATCGGGCTGCCGGCCAAGAGCGGCGTTTCCGGCGCGATCATCCTCATCATCCCGGGCCAGGCCGGCATCGCCATCTGGTCGCCGCCGATCGACGGCAACGGCAACAGCGTGCGCGGCGTGGCGGCGGCGGGCGAGATCGCCGACGCCTTCGGCCTCCACATCTTCGGCACGCACCCCAATGTGCGCAACGCCATCCGCGCGGAGTATCGCGGCGACCGCATCCGCTCCAAGCGCGCCCGCCGCCACGCCGAGCTGCGCCTGCTGGAGCGCGAGGGCGCGCGCATCCGCGTGATCGAGGCGCAGGGCGGCCTCTATTTCGGCTCGTGCGAGCGCATCGTCCGCCGCGCGACCGAGCTTTCGGTGCAGGCCGACTGGCTGATCCTGGACCTGCGCCGCATCCTCTCGGCGGATATCGCGGCCGAGCGGCTGCTGGCCGGGCTCGCGGAAACGCTGGCGGCAGGCGGCAAGACGCTGATCTTCGCCCATGTCGACGCGGACGGGCCGACCGCCGCGCTCCTCCGCGCGCTGGCCGGCAAGGCGGAGATCGCCGCGACGCGCGAGGCGGCGCTGGAATATTGCGAGGACGCGCTGATCGCCGCTCGCCTGCCCGACGTGGCGACGCGCGCGGTGGCGTTCGCCGATCTCGACATCGTCGAGGGGCTGACGGCGGCCGAGGTCGCCCAGGTGCGCGCGCTCGCCATACCCCTCGCCTTCGCCGCCGGCGAGGCGCTGGCGCGCGAGGGCGAGGAGGCGCCGCTATTCTTCGCGCTGGCGGAAGGCTCGGCCAGCATCCGCCTGCCCGTCGCGGGCGACCCGGCCCGCTCGATCCGGCTGGGCTCGGTCGGCCCCGGCATGAGCTGCGGCGAGATGGCGCTGATCGAACGCGGCCGCCGCTCGGCCGACATCGTCGCCGACGAGGATGTGCAGGCCTGGGGCTTCGGCATCGAGGAGATGGACGATCTCGGCCGCCGCCGGCCCGCCATCCTGATCCGCATCGTCAGCAACATAACCCGCGATCTGGCCGAGCGGCTGCGGCTGGCGAACAACGAGATACGCGCGCTGGAGCGGTGA
- a CDS encoding Stf0 family sulfotransferase, which yields MNNYIICTVQRSGKSWIAETLNMLGLGYAIELLTEFQQGSAPGQELLEAAFDDEGMCGLAKCFVKQSIEAGAPCVSMTLQWSDFDAKDDFEIIYHAGRVRKLKALVDSLSPCIVFFLQRRDILSQGISHFLANQSGYYHSTSPQERRSQRASVRYDRAEIERYSVYTERCYAEWNNLFALAGITPEILWYENFVESPGHHFSNLAERIAGRTFKPEIISAASAFCSKVSDETDIAFRTRYLAGE from the coding sequence TTGAACAATTACATTATCTGTACGGTTCAACGGTCTGGTAAATCATGGATAGCCGAGACGTTGAACATGCTCGGCCTCGGCTACGCCATCGAGCTTTTGACCGAGTTTCAGCAGGGCTCTGCGCCCGGACAGGAACTACTTGAGGCCGCGTTCGATGATGAAGGAATGTGCGGGCTTGCCAAATGCTTCGTGAAGCAAAGCATTGAGGCAGGTGCACCTTGCGTTAGCATGACGCTTCAATGGAGCGATTTCGATGCCAAAGACGACTTCGAGATTATCTATCACGCCGGCCGCGTGAGAAAGCTGAAGGCCCTGGTCGATAGCCTTAGTCCATGCATTGTTTTCTTTTTGCAGCGGAGAGACATATTATCGCAGGGCATCTCCCATTTCCTGGCTAATCAGAGTGGATATTATCACTCGACGAGCCCGCAGGAGCGGAGGTCCCAGCGCGCATCCGTGCGGTACGACCGCGCCGAGATTGAAAGATACTCGGTATATACAGAGCGCTGCTATGCAGAATGGAACAACCTGTTTGCACTTGCCGGCATAACGCCCGAGATTCTTTGGTATGAGAACTTCGTCGAGAGTCCAGGACACCATTTCAGCAATCTGGCTGAGCGTATCGCCGGACGCACCTTCAAACCGGAGATTATATCGGCAGCTTCCGCTTTCTGTAGCAAGGTGTCTGACGAAACCGACATTGCGTTCCGGACGCGTTACTTAGCGGGCGAATAG
- the rplQ gene encoding 50S ribosomal protein L17, which produces MRHRVGGRKLQRTSSHRAALFRNMAAALIKHEQITTTLAKAKELRPYVEKLVTLAKKGGLSNRRLAHARLLDDAQLVKLFDELGGRYAGRAGGYTRIIKAGIRASDASPMAIIEFVDRDVSAKGQDSGPVQGDDDLDEAA; this is translated from the coding sequence ATGCGCCATCGTGTCGGCGGACGTAAGCTTCAGCGCACCTCCAGCCATCGTGCAGCCCTGTTCCGCAACATGGCCGCGGCCCTCATCAAGCATGAGCAGATCACCACCACGCTCGCCAAGGCGAAGGAGCTTCGCCCCTATGTCGAGAAGCTAGTGACACTCGCCAAGAAGGGCGGCCTCTCCAATCGCCGGCTGGCGCATGCGCGGCTGCTGGACGACGCGCAGCTGGTGAAGCTGTTCGACGAACTGGGCGGTCGCTACGCCGGCCGCGCCGGCGGCTACACCCGCATCATCAAGGCCGGCATCCGCGCATCCGACGCGTCGCCGATGGCGATCATCGAGTTCGTCGATCGCGACGTTTCGGCCAAGGGGCAGGATTCCGGCCCGGTGCAGGGCGACGATGATCTGGACGAGGCGGCCTGA